A DNA window from Engystomops pustulosus chromosome 10, aEngPut4.maternal, whole genome shotgun sequence contains the following coding sequences:
- the GRM2 gene encoding metabotropic glutamate receptor 2, protein MATLLWTLLVLPVFGTEKGTKIPRPEIRVEGDLVIGGLFPVHEKGGPGSECGRMNEHRGMQRLEAMLFALDSINKDPTILPGLKLGAHILDTCSKDTYALEQALELVRGSLTRGDGPQYLCPDGSYAIHGETLTAISGVIGGSYSDVSIQVANLLRLFQIPQISYASTSAKLSDKTRYDFFARTVPPDFYQAKAMAEILRFFNWTYVSTVASEGDYGETGIEAFEQEARARNICIATSEKVGRSMNKKTFASVIKALQQKPSAKVVVLFTKIEDARELLAAAQQLNVSFMWVASDGWGALESVVLGSEEVAEGAITIELASYPLFEFSRYFQSLHPSNNTRNPFFREFWENKFHCWLNSSDCAKHSLQDVKFEQESKIMFVVNAVYAMAHALHNMYQNLCPNTSSLCPAMNPINGRRFYRDYILNVKFDAPFPPPDTQSIVRFDKFGDGIGRYNIFCFEKSNSQYRYQKVGYWAEELTLNTSLISWARSSVPVSQCSDPCKKNEVKSMQPGDVCCWICIPCQPHEYLLDEFTCKDCGLGYWPNVDLKDCFELPQEYIRWSDAWALGPVCLSCLGLLSTLFVIWVFVQNNNTPIVKASGRELCYILLIGVLLCYAMTFIFIAKPSTGVCTLRRLGLGTSFAICYSALLTKTNRIARIFNGARDGVQRPRFISPASQVGICMVLISCQLLVVLIWLLLEPAGTRKDTAPDKRYVVTLKCNSGDGSMLVSLSYNVLLVLLCTLYAFKTRKCPENFNEAKFIGFTMYTTCIIWLAFLPIFYVTSSDYRVQTTTLCVSVSLSGSVVLGCLFTPKLHVIMFQPQKNVTSHRSATNRFSATGAGGSHGSTVQYVPTVCNGREVVDSTTSSL, encoded by the exons ATGGCGACCCTCCTCTGGACGCTGCTCGTGCTTCCTGTCTTCGGCACCGAGAAAGGCACCAAGATCCCAAGACCAGAGATCCGGGTGGAAGGTGACCTGGTCATAGGGGGTCTCTTCCCCGTCCATGAGAAGGGGGGCCCTGGATCCGAGTGTGGGCGCATGAATGAACATCGAGGGATGCAGCGGCTGGAGGCCATGCTCTTTGCTTTAGACTCCATTAACAAGGACCCAACAATCCTCCCAGGACTCAAGCTGGGGGCCCACATACTGGACACCTGCTCTAAAGACACCTACGCCCTGGAGCAAGCCCTGGAGCTGGTGCGCGGCTCCTTAACTCGTGGTGATGGACCTCAGTACCTCTGCCCAGATGGATCCTACGCTATCCACGGGGAGACCCTCACAGCGATCAGCGGAGTCATCGGAGGGTCTTATAGTGATGTCTCTATACAG GTCGCCAACCTCTTGAGACTCTTCCAGATCCCGCAGATCAGTTACGCCTCTACAAGTGCCAAGCTGAGTGATAAGACCCGCTACGACTTCTTTGCCCGCACTGTGCCTCCTGACTTCTACCAAGCCAAGGCCATGGCAGAGATCCTGCGCTTCTTCAACTGGACCTATGTGTCCACCGTGGCATCTGAAGGGGATTATGGTGAGACTGGCATCGAAGCCTTTGAGCAGGAGGCCAGGGCTCGTAACATTTGCATCGCAACCTCTGAAAAGGTTGGGCGCTCCATGAACAAGAAGACCTTTGCTAGTGTCATCAAAGCCCTTCAGCAGAAGCCTAGTGCCAAGGTGGTCGTACTCTTCACCAAAATTGAGGATGCCCGGGAACTTCTGGCCGCTGCCCAGCAACTCAATGTTTCCTTCATGTGGGTGGCAAGTGATGGTTGGGGAGCGCTGGAGAGTGTGGTGTTGGGCAGTGAGGAAGTCGCTGAAGGAGCCATTACCATTGAGCTGGCATCTTACCCACTGTTTGAGTTCTCCAGGTACTTCCAGTCTTTACATCCCTCCAATAACACTCGAAATCCATTCTTTAGAGAATTTTGGGAGAATAAGTTTCATTGCTGGCTCAATTCTTCTGACTGTGCTAAACATTCGCTGCAAGATGTCAAATTTGAGCAAGAGTCCAAAATCATGTTTGTGGTAAACGCTGTATACGCCATGGCACACGCACTGCACAACATGTACCAGAACCTCTGCCCAAATACCAGCAGCCTCTGCCCCGCAATGAACCCGATCAATGGACGTCGCTTTTACCGGGACTACATCCTGAATGTCAAGTTTGATG CTCCATTCCCTCCCCCGGACACTCAGAGCATTGTCAGATTCGACAAGTTTGGTGATGGAATTGGCCGTTACAACATTTTCTGCTTTGAAAAATCGAATTCCCAGTATCGATACCAGAAGGTTGGCTACTGGGCTGAGGAACTGACTCTCAATACCAGCCTCATCTCATGGGCTCGAAGCTCTGTACCGGTGTCTCAGTGCAGTGACCCCTGCAAGAAGAATGAGGTGAAGAGCATGCAGCCTGGAGATGTTTGTTGTTGGATCTgcataccctgccagccccacgAGTACCTCCTGGATGAGTTCACTTGTAAAGACTGTGGTCTGGGGTATTGGCCCAATGTGGACCTTAAGGACTGTTTTGAGCTTCCTCAAGAGTACATCCGCTGGAGTGACGCCTGGGCTCTGGGACCTGTCTGCCTCTCCTGCCTCGGTCTACTGTCCACCCTGTTTGTCATTTGGGTGTTTGTTCAGAACAATAACACACCTATTGTGAAGGCCTCAGGacgtgagctctgctacatcctccTGATAGGAGTACTGCTCTGCTATGCCATGACCTTTATCTTTATTGCCAAACCATCCACTGGTGTTTGCACTCTCCGTCGCCTTGGACTTGGCACATCCTTTGCTATTTGCTATTCGGCATTATTAACCAAGACCAACCGTATTGCCCGTATCTTTAATGGTGCCCGTGATGGAGTCCAGAGACCTCGGTTTATAAGTCCGGCCTCCCAAGTTGGAATTTGCATGGTTCTCATCTCCTGCCAGCTCCTTGTAGTGTTGATATGGCTCCTTCTGGAGCCAGCCGGGACTCgtaaggacactgcccccgataAACGATATGTGGTGACCCTGAAGTGTAACAGTGGAGATGGCAGCATGCTGGTGTCCCTCTCATATAACGTCCTGCTGGTTCTCCTCTGCACCCTCTACGCGTTCAAGACGAGGAAGTGTCCTGAGAACTTCAATGAAGCCAAATTCATAGGATTCACCATGTACACCACCTGCATCATCTGGCTCGCGTTCCTGCCCATCTTCTATGTCACCTCCAGTGACTACCGG GTTCAGACCACCACCCTGTGTGTGTCGGTCAGTCTCAGCGGCTCCGTGGTCTTAGGATGTCTCTTTACTCCCAAGCTTCATGTAATCATGTTCCAGCCACAGAAAAATGTCACCAGCCACCGCAGTGCCACCAACCGCTTCAGTGCCACAGGGGCAGGAGGGTCTCACG GTTCCACGGTGCAGTATGTCCCCACGGTGTGCAATGGTCGGGAAGTGGTTGACTCTACGACCTCATCCCTCTGA